TACCTGTGAAGAAGTCGATGACGGTGAATGCGAAGTGGAGGCGAAGGGAAAAGTAGTCTCATCAAATGTAACATGTCGATTGACGTAAATTCGACCCGTAGGAACATGAAGACACTTATAGCCTTTATGAGACGGACTATATCCGAGAAAAACACAAGGAGAAGACTGAGCCTCCATTTTATGAGACCGATAAGGACGTAAGTGAGGAAAGCATAGACAACCAAAAACACGAAGAGAAGTGTAATCAGGTGGAACACCAAAAAGAGCTTCATACGGAGAAGAATTATTAACGGAAGTCGAAGGAACATGATTCATCAAATAACAGGTAGTGTAAAAGGAGTCATACCAATAAGAGGACGGAACAGAAGCCATATTTAAAATagtaagaccagtttcacgaatatgacgatgacgacgTTCAAGAAAAATTTTGAAGATGTGGAGTGAGTTTGCGATACTCAGCCGCATTATCAGTTTGAAAAATTTTAATCTTACGACCAAAGAGATTTTCAACATGTTTTTGAAACAGAAAAAATAGAGAGAAAACATCAGACttttgagacataggaaacatccaagtaaaacgactaTACGCATCAATGAATATAACATAATATTTATATCCTTCAGTAGACAAAATATGAGAGGGTCCCCAGACATCGGagagaattaaatctaatggatgCAAATAAACAGTATTACTGGTAGGAAAAGGTAACTTATGACTCATATGTTCGTGacagaaagaacaaaaactaatagTTTGATTAGAAACTGGAAGAGAAAATTGAGAAATAACTTTACGAACTGTACGCATCATTGGATGACCCATTCTAGTATGCCAGGACTGTAGACTAGCACGTTCACCTATGCAAGCTTGAGGATGATTAGACAAAGAATCAATTTGATAGAGACCACCTTTCATAATCCCTCGAATAAGAACCTTcccggtacatcgatccttcacaagacaaaaatttggatgaaattcaaataagacattGTTGTCAGTAGTGAGACGAGAAATAGATAAAAGATTATGAGATATTTTAGGTGTGAAGAGAACATTACGAAGCTGCAGCTTACGGTTGGGAGTGCCCAAAATAGAAGAACCAACATTAGAAATTGGTATAGAAGAGCCATTACCCATTCTTATTTGTTCAGAACCAGTATACTCAGTAGGAAATTGAAGACGAGAAAAATCATTGGTGATGTGATCTGTAGCACCACTATCAGGAATCcactgttagaatacgggcatccaactcaaaaccaattggctatgAGTGAAGAGGCCCTAAgaattataaatcgcaggatcttggattgcccagacaatgtgggactaataatctcaacatgccccctcacgtgtagcctcgttgggtctaacacgtggacaataaatcgggtgacgcggagtaaaggcgcggtcaaatgactcgtcgcaaatagcctgctctgataccaagttaaaacatccaagagttttggttttgatttaatttagAACTTAAAGAAGAGAATAACAAAACTTAACAAAAACTTCTTTTTATTAATTGATTGACATAATGAACTAGTTTTACTaagcacatatatatatataagttttcCTTGGACTACAAGGAAATATAGTTTCCTAACTTAAACTAATTTCTTAAAATACAAAAAGACTTATTTTTAGAACCAACTCTTAAAGGGAAAACGTGTACTATGTGTCACACGGTTTGTATGCCTTAACAAGGAGGAATAATCGAAGGACTTGGTGAAGGAGTTGGAGGTGCTCTTGTAGATAATTTCACCAAGGGAAAGAACAATGcgggtagaagaagaagaaagtaattGACTATGTACCTCTTTATATATAAATGTAGTTGGTATATATTAGAGTTAATTAGTATTTGGGTCGTAAATTTTGGTATCCTTTAGTGTTTGGGTCCCAAATTTGTCcgttatagtgtttgggtcgtaAACCTGGTAGTCAAACAGTCAAACTGTTAACAACCGTTAACTTCCTTTAGTTAAATATGAATTTCGTTTAAAATTTTGAATTAGCCGATGGTTAGCCTATTAGGGAAGATCAGAGTCGATGCGAAAAGTGAAGTGAATGTGGAAAATGGAGGAAGGATTAGAGTTGTGTAGGAAGAGGAAAGATGGGTTTGATTTTGGTTCATGAGACAAAGAGAGAGTAGTCGAGTTCTGTTGAGTTTCAGACAGAGTTTGGCCGAGTAAAGTCATGTTTCTGCCATTGAAATTCTAAATGAACTGAAACGAGTATTTCAGAGTTTCACAAGAAGTATGGATGGGTTAGTGTTGGATTGGTATTTTACATAGTTACAACAAGAAATCAGTAGAGGAGAGGGGAGTTTTACTGCCATTATAAACAAGCTAGCTACCATTAAAGCATATTTTGATGGTTTGGGGCCTTGGGGGAATGTATCGTGGGAGATTGATATCTCTTTAAGACTTATAAATGATTAGAAATGTCTGggttttttttatatgaatttgCAGGGATTTTCCATTGGCATTTGCACAAGATGATTCGGTAATGAACAACACCATTACTAGGTCTTGTCCAGCAAGTGTTCGACAGAAGTCCCCATCCAGTCTGCATTAGCTTTGTACAACCATGAGTCATGGTTCAGTGGGTGTCGTCAACAGGTTAGAAGAGAATCAATAGGTTAAAATATACATTATAAATTTGGTGTGTTTTGTTGCCAAGAAAGCAGGAAGAACCTTACTTGCTCCCATGTATTTCAGTGATGAACGAAAGAAATTGAGCGGCTATGTAGGACTGAAGTTGAAGCTGTTACAGTTGATTTGAGAGATGGATGCAAGGGATTAAAAGATGATATTTAATATTAGACTAACACGTGCAGTCATCTCTGTCGTCAAATCGAGTTTAATACTGTATGATTAAGTTATAGCCTCTGACTTAGATTGTAAAATCAAATTTTAAAACGAGAATTTGAAATGGAAAACCTGTAAATTGGTTAACTAAGAAAAGTTAACAGACATTAACAGTTTGACCATTTGACCGTTTTGACTAACGGgtctacgacccaaacactataacgGACAAACTTAGAACCCAAACACTAAAAGGTACCAAAAtctacgacccaaacactaattaactctATATATTACGTTTAATTTGCATTGTCATTTTATGAGCTGGTCTCAAGTCTTAACTTTTGTATGTTTAGGTGACGACCAGATGATACCTTCACTATGCACTGGATGCAGCTATTTCATATAAGATTTTCGGGGATGGAGTCTTGTAGTGATCACGAATGCAAGATATATAATGAAAAAGTCAATGTAAATCTACAGGGTGAATCTGTGAATTGCAGTGTATGTGTACCTCTCTTATGCATATATTGTTTGGATCTGTATCTATGAATTATGCAAACTCGTCAAATGTATTATTTATAGCAATGGCACTAGGTGAACTTAATAAAATTTATGAACATTTTATATATGCCTCAAGAGATGTTATATGACAGTCAAATGGGCAAAAAACTGTGTTATGTGATGCAGATAGATAGATATAATGGATTTGTAGGCCCGATTACTTACTTATATGCACGCTAACTGACACAAAAGTTCTTTAATACAGGTATGTCGTTCTAAATATAAACCATTTGGTGAGTTTGGAATCTCTAAACTGGAAGATCAATGTATACCAATACTATAAACTTCTTTTATTTTGGATTAGTTTTAATATACAGAGGAGTTGATGGCCGAAAACATATCGGTAACCAAGAGATACACAACATAACCAGTATTCAAGTTTGCACATGACAAGCGTAATTAACATATTTATAGAAACACTAGGATAAACAGGGATTACCATAACATGATTCAACGATCGTAACCcataccattttcttccatttacatCATCTGTTTAGGCCTTGGATATGAAACCATTAACAGCAGCTGCAATTATAGCTGTTGGATCACCGAGAATCGCGGATCCTACAATACTGACTGCATTACCTGCCATCTGAGTATACCTCTTCACTTTACTGCTTTTCCCTCCGTTGCGATAGTTCTTCACGTTTCCTTTTAGATGTGGAATTCTTGTTTGTATCTCTCTAACTTTGTTCTGGTCAACTTTGAAGTACATGGCCTGCCAGTTTTCTAGAAGCATTTGCTTAACACAGGATACATGAAGGTTATAGTTCTTGCATTCAGATCTGTAAGCCCAGCCAGATCCTTTACCACCACATCGATGACAAGAACTTGAGATCTTAACAGATAAGTAAAGGTTATGTTTACCATCATCTAAAACTTGTGGAAGATTTGCACAACATGGGTGCAAGTCAAAACCACATTTCTTACAGTGGTAAACAAACCCCAGAACATCACTTCCACATGCATCACAATATCGCATGACCGTGCCAGGAGGTCGGTAATGCAATTCAAACTCACACTTCTTGTAGAAAGGATGAGTGATGAATTGAGGTCCAACAGCACAGTTTTTGTGCAGGTCAAAGTCACATTTTTGGCATCTGTACCGAGGACCTATACCAGCTTCTTTGCACCCTTCGCAATTGAATGGGATTTCAGTGTAGTCGAGTTTGAGTTTGTGATGGCGATGAATTGGATGAGAAATTTCCTTGTCAATCTTCATGGCTTGTAGGGGTTTCTATGTTGTGTTTTATGGGCAAGAAATGTATGTACTTGTTTATATTGATGTGTTTATTCTTTTGTAGGGCTGAGTTTAATCTGGCTTTGAATGAGCTACCTAATAATATTCTTATTGTAAGCATCTACTTTGCTTAATCCTTACAAATGCATTTTTTCGTAGAATCTAATTCGACCCGCTAGTTGATTGATCATTCATTAGTCTACTAACCTACTTAAAATATGTAGAGTTTTGATAAAATTTCTACATTCATCCCACTTAATGACTAGGATTATTGCCTTTATCAGGAACATGCTTTATATTAAGGAACAAGGTGTATCTTTGCGTAGACTCTATCCTCAATTATTCAACAAGTGTTTCAGGTGCTTAGATTTGTTCTGATCTGCAAGTAAAAAAAGATTATGTACCCAGCAGCAGCTAAAGGATAGGAATAAAGCTAATGACGACCTTTTATTGGTCCCAACTCTCAAGTGCACTGCTACCTCAGTAATATAACAGTAAATTAGGACAATCATAATTTACATGTATAGTGAATTAAAGATTACTACACAAGAGCTAGCTGTTTGAGTGCGACTGTACGTTGGACTTCTTTTGCAAAGGTGCAAAAGCTTCTTACTGACTAAACTGATAATGCTTATTTCTCTCTTttgctctttttcttttcttttcaaagcATTCTTAAAgggaaaaaagagaagaagaaaaaagaatggcaGAATTTAGAAATGCATGTCGCATTTGATTGCACTGCATGTGGCCAACACAAACCTAAGGTCCATGCATGCTTTACCTTACCTCTCCAAATCATAAGTAATAGATAATGCTGCGTTGAAACTATCGTCGCTAGCTTGATCGAACAAATCCATTGCCCATTGTTGTTCATTGTCATCTTCTCCTACTTGATCACTTTGTTTACAGAATGCAGCAATGTTAACAAGTTCTTGAGCAACTTCTTTCATTGTTGGTCTTTTATCACCTTTCAAAATCAAACATTTCCTTGCCAATTCTGTCACTCTTCTCAACTCTTCAAGATTTCCTTCTTTCACTACGTTTTTGTCTAAAAACTCATTCAGATCCTTAGTTTTCAATGAAGATAAAAAGTACATAGCTAAATTACTATCTTCTTGTGATCTTTCAAATGAAACAGGTTTCTGCCCGGTCAATAACTCGACAAGAACTACGCCGAAACTATAAACATCACTCTTCTCTGTTAGTTGACTTGTCTGAAAGTATTCAGGATCTAAGTACCCCAATGTCCCTTGAACCAATGTAGGTATTTGTGTTTGATCTAGTGGAACCAGTCTTGATATACCAAAATCTGCAACTTTTGCTGTGTAGGTCTCATccaaaagaatatttgaagatttCACATCTC
This DNA window, taken from Papaver somniferum cultivar HN1 chromosome 3, ASM357369v1, whole genome shotgun sequence, encodes the following:
- the LOC113361452 gene encoding uncharacterized protein LOC113361452 produces the protein MKIDKEISHPIHRHHKLKLDYTEIPFNCEGCKEAGIGPRYRCQKCDFDLHKNCAVGPQFITHPFYKKCEFELHYRPPGTVMRYCDACGSDVLGFVYHCKKCGFDLHPCCANLPQVLDDGKHNLYLSVKISSSCHRCGGKGSGWAYRSECKNYNLHVSCVKQMLLENWQAMYFKVDQNKVREIQTRIPHLKGNVKNYRNGGKSSKVKRYTQMAGNAVSIVGSAILGDPTAIIAAAVNGFISKA